The proteins below come from a single Isoptericola dokdonensis DS-3 genomic window:
- a CDS encoding hemerythrin domain-containing protein translates to MAEGDQARLVAWSREMRAVHGRLRDALSVTQSALESGEPGQAATRDLLLFCHGFCTALTGHHEGEDRALFPAVEAAHPELRDTLRSLEQDHSMIAHLVAALESAVARADSPDVLARHLEGVGALMENHFRYEERRLLSVLDTLALDADPHDVLGPL, encoded by the coding sequence GTGGCTGAGGGCGACCAGGCCAGGCTCGTCGCCTGGAGCCGTGAGATGCGCGCCGTGCACGGCCGCCTGCGCGACGCGTTGTCGGTGACGCAGTCAGCGCTGGAGTCCGGCGAACCCGGGCAGGCCGCGACCCGTGACCTGCTGCTGTTCTGTCACGGCTTCTGCACGGCGCTGACCGGCCACCACGAGGGCGAGGACCGCGCGCTGTTCCCGGCCGTCGAGGCCGCGCACCCGGAGCTGCGTGACACGCTGCGCTCGCTGGAGCAGGACCATTCGATGATCGCGCACCTCGTCGCCGCTCTGGAGTCGGCCGTCGCCCGTGCGGACTCTCCGGACGTGCTCGCCCGGCACCTGGAGGGCGTCGGCGCGCTCATGGAGAACCACTTCCGCTACGAAGAACGCCGGCTGCTCTCGGTGCTCGACACCCTCGCGCTCGACGCCGATCCTCACGACGTGCTGGGGCCGCTCTGA
- a CDS encoding lytic polysaccharide monooxygenase, which translates to MSHLTRRQRAAMAAAAVLVAPLALAVAVTGGATTAAAHGSVTDPPTRNYGCWDRWADEFQNPDMAELDPQCWQAWQAEPAAMWNWNGLYREQVGGDHQGAIPEGQLCSGGQAEGGRYDALDDPGEWYATGVDHQFELTLTDQANHGADYLLVYVSKEGFDPTTEALGWDDVELVQETGSYPTQSPYVTDVDLTGRDGRAVLFTVWKASHADQNYYLCSDINIGGPDLVPGDGGVDPTDPPVEPTDPPVEPTDPPVEPTDPPVEPDAGCTAEVTVAGSWNGGYQATVTITAGDAAISGWEVDVAGATITQAWNGVRSGSTIANAAWNGSLAPGSSTTAGFLGSGEPSDLTAECTVA; encoded by the coding sequence ATGTCTCACTTGACCCGACGGCAGCGCGCTGCGATGGCGGCCGCAGCCGTCCTTGTCGCCCCGCTCGCCCTCGCCGTCGCCGTGACGGGCGGCGCGACCACCGCCGCGGCGCACGGCTCCGTCACCGACCCGCCCACCCGCAACTACGGCTGCTGGGACCGGTGGGCCGACGAGTTCCAGAACCCGGACATGGCCGAGCTCGACCCGCAGTGCTGGCAGGCCTGGCAGGCGGAGCCGGCGGCGATGTGGAACTGGAACGGCCTGTACCGCGAGCAGGTCGGCGGCGACCACCAGGGCGCGATCCCCGAGGGCCAGCTCTGTTCCGGCGGGCAGGCCGAGGGAGGCCGCTACGACGCCCTGGACGACCCCGGCGAGTGGTACGCCACGGGGGTGGACCACCAGTTCGAGCTGACGCTCACCGACCAGGCGAACCACGGCGCCGACTATCTGCTGGTCTACGTCTCGAAGGAGGGCTTCGACCCGACGACCGAGGCCCTCGGCTGGGACGACGTGGAGCTCGTCCAGGAGACCGGCTCGTACCCGACGCAGTCCCCGTACGTGACGGACGTGGACCTCACGGGGCGTGACGGCCGCGCGGTGCTGTTCACCGTCTGGAAGGCCTCGCACGCCGACCAGAACTACTACCTGTGCTCCGACATCAACATCGGCGGGCCCGACCTCGTCCCGGGCGACGGCGGCGTGGACCCGACGGACCCGCCCGTCGAGCCCACCGACCCGCCGGTCGAGCCGACGGATCCGCCCGTCGAGCCCACCGACCCGCCGGTCGAGCCGGATGCCGGGTGCACGGCGGAGGTGACGGTCGCCGGGTCGTGGAACGGCGGCTACCAGGCGACGGTGACGATCACCGCCGGCGACGCCGCGATCTCCGGCTGGGAGGTCGACGTGGCGGGCGCGACCATCACCCAGGCGTGGAACGGCGTCCGCTCGGGGAGCACCATCGCCAACGCCGCCTGGAACGGGTCGCTCGCCCCGGGGTCGTCGACGACGGCGGGCTTCCTGGGCAGCGGCGAACCGTCGGACCTGACGGCGGAGTGCACGGTCGCGTGA
- the cysK gene encoding cysteine synthase A: protein MATIYDDATKLIGRTPLVRINRLTEGAGATVLAKLEFYNPASSVKDRIGVSIVDAAEASGELKPGGTIVEGTSGNTGIALAFVGAARGYDVVLAMPETMSKERRALLRAYGAELILTPAAEGMKGAVAAAERIAAERPGAILARQFANEANPKIHRETTAEEIWADTDGEVDILIAGVGTGGTITGVGQVLKERKPGVQIIAVEPEESPILNGGAPGPHKIQGIGANFVPEILDTSVYDEVIDVNAETAVEWAKRSAQEEGLLVGISSGAALAAAAQVAQRPENAGKTIVVIIPSFGERYLSTVLFSDLLD from the coding sequence ATGGCCACCATCTACGACGACGCCACGAAGCTCATCGGCCGCACCCCGCTGGTCCGGATCAACCGGCTCACCGAGGGCGCGGGCGCCACGGTGCTCGCCAAGCTCGAGTTCTACAACCCCGCCAGCTCCGTCAAGGACCGCATCGGCGTCTCGATCGTCGACGCCGCCGAGGCCTCCGGCGAGCTCAAGCCGGGCGGCACGATCGTCGAGGGCACGTCCGGCAACACCGGCATCGCGCTCGCCTTCGTCGGCGCGGCCCGCGGCTACGACGTCGTGCTGGCCATGCCCGAGACGATGTCGAAGGAGCGCCGCGCCCTGCTGCGCGCGTACGGCGCCGAGCTGATCCTCACCCCGGCCGCCGAGGGCATGAAGGGCGCCGTCGCGGCCGCCGAGCGCATCGCCGCCGAGCGTCCCGGCGCGATCCTGGCCCGCCAGTTCGCCAACGAGGCCAACCCGAAGATCCACCGCGAGACCACGGCCGAGGAGATCTGGGCCGACACCGACGGCGAGGTCGACATCCTCATCGCGGGCGTGGGCACGGGCGGCACCATCACCGGTGTCGGCCAGGTGCTCAAGGAGCGCAAGCCCGGCGTGCAGATCATCGCCGTCGAGCCGGAGGAGTCCCCGATCCTCAACGGCGGCGCCCCCGGCCCGCACAAGATCCAGGGCATCGGCGCGAACTTCGTCCCGGAGATCCTCGACACCTCGGTGTACGACGAGGTCATCGACGTCAACGCGGAGACCGCCGTCGAGTGGGCCAAGCGGTCCGCGCAGGAGGAGGGCCTGCTCGTGGGCATCTCGTCCGGTGCCGCCCTGGCGGCCGCCGCCCAGGTCGCGCAGCGCCCGGAGAACGCCGGCAAGACGATCGTCGTGATCATCCCGAGCTTCGGCGAGCGCTACCTGTCCACCGTCCTCTTCTCGGACCTGCTCGACTGA
- the epsC gene encoding serine O-acetyltransferase EpsC, whose product MPDGHRPGLRHLLEILAEDLGAAHAHDPAARSRIEVALGYPGVHALWTHRLAHRMWHRPGLRLPARLVSQLARWLTGIEIHPGARIGRRLFIDHGMGVVIGQTTVIGDDCVLFHGSTLGGRSMARGKRHPTLGDRVMVGAGAKVLGPLWIGHDAQIGANAVVTKDVPSGMVAVGVPAAVRAPGHRPDHGQRVEDASELLEYVI is encoded by the coding sequence ATGCCCGACGGGCACCGTCCGGGGCTGCGGCACCTCCTGGAGATCCTCGCGGAGGACCTCGGTGCGGCGCACGCCCACGACCCGGCGGCGCGCAGCCGGATCGAGGTCGCGCTCGGGTACCCCGGGGTGCACGCGCTGTGGACCCACCGGCTGGCCCACCGCATGTGGCACCGTCCGGGCCTGCGGCTGCCCGCCCGGCTGGTGTCCCAGCTCGCGCGGTGGCTGACCGGCATCGAGATCCACCCGGGGGCACGGATCGGGCGGCGCCTGTTCATCGACCACGGCATGGGCGTGGTGATCGGCCAGACGACCGTCATCGGGGACGACTGCGTGCTCTTCCACGGCTCCACGCTGGGCGGGCGGTCGATGGCCCGGGGCAAGCGGCACCCCACCCTCGGGGACCGCGTCATGGTCGGCGCAGGGGCCAAGGTGCTCGGTCCGCTGTGGATCGGCCACGACGCCCAGATCGGCGCGAACGCGGTCGTGACCAAGGACGTCCCCTCGGGGATGGTCGCGGTCGGGGTCCCGGCGGCGGTCCGCGCCCCGGGGCACCGGCCCGACCACGGTCAGCGCGTCGAGGACGCCTCCGAGCTCCTCGAGTACGTCATCTGA
- a CDS encoding DUF1648 domain-containing protein, giving the protein MRSNGAPHHFLSFRLEVTAPMPAAAPHRWRRSAVRAMLGAVATAWLLAGAAVLVARGWQDDLPDRVASHWDGQGVPDDTMSLGTFVLVDVVLVLALTLMFAGIGVAAGREASTRRTLAGVVVWSGGLGATLLLVTLGVQRGLTDPAQAELPGWLLAAVLLVPLLPAVVVAALVPADPPRPTTTPVPADAPRAELPHGTGTVWETRIGPGRGALVVAAGAAASAVVVAVAVGSWWLLVVPAALVALCAATLAFTVRVDASGLRVRSSLGRPQTLVPADEIVRADVVHVNPLGDFGGWGWRVGIDDGRVGVVLRTGDALLVERTGGRKLVVTLDDAAHAAGLLNSVADRARP; this is encoded by the coding sequence GTGCGGAGCAACGGCGCTCCGCACCACTTCTTGTCGTTCCGCCTGGAGGTCACCGCCCCGATGCCCGCCGCCGCCCCGCACCGCTGGCGACGATCGGCGGTCCGCGCGATGCTCGGGGCCGTCGCGACCGCGTGGCTGCTCGCCGGTGCTGCCGTGCTGGTCGCGCGAGGCTGGCAGGACGACCTCCCCGACCGTGTCGCCTCCCACTGGGACGGCCAGGGGGTCCCTGACGACACGATGTCCCTGGGGACGTTCGTGCTCGTCGACGTCGTGCTGGTGCTCGCCCTCACCCTGATGTTCGCCGGCATCGGCGTGGCGGCCGGACGGGAGGCCTCGACCCGACGGACGCTCGCCGGGGTCGTCGTCTGGTCCGGCGGGCTGGGCGCGACGCTCCTGCTGGTCACGCTCGGAGTGCAGCGCGGCCTGACGGACCCCGCGCAGGCGGAGCTGCCGGGCTGGTTGCTCGCCGCCGTGCTGCTCGTCCCCCTGCTGCCCGCCGTCGTCGTCGCGGCGCTCGTCCCCGCGGACCCACCCCGGCCCACCACCACGCCCGTCCCCGCCGACGCGCCGCGCGCCGAGCTTCCGCACGGCACCGGCACGGTCTGGGAGACGCGGATCGGTCCCGGCCGAGGGGCGCTCGTGGTCGCCGCCGGGGCGGCCGCCTCCGCCGTGGTCGTCGCCGTGGCCGTCGGGTCGTGGTGGCTGCTGGTGGTCCCGGCGGCGCTCGTCGCGCTCTGCGCCGCGACGCTCGCCTTCACCGTCCGGGTCGACGCCTCGGGCCTGCGGGTGCGGTCGTCGCTCGGCCGACCGCAGACCCTGGTCCCCGCCGACGAGATCGTCCGCGCCGACGTCGTCCACGTGAATCCGCTCGGCGACTTCGGCGGCTGGGGCTGGCGGGTCGGGATCGACGACGGCCGCGTCGGCGTCGTGCTGCGGACCGGCGACGCGCTGCTCGTGGAGCGGACGGGCGGCCGGAAGCTGGTGGTGACCCTCGACGACGCCGCGCACGCCGCCGGGCTGCTCAACTCGGTCGCCGACCGCGCCCGTCCCTGA
- a CDS encoding MmcQ/YjbR family DNA-binding protein, with protein sequence MATYDDVARLALALPGTHESVSRGWRVWSVGERMFVWERPFTKADLRRFGDDPVPSGPILAAAVDDLVEKDVVLAAEPASHFTIPHLDGYAAVLVRLDAVDAATLARTVEDAWFARAPRRLAEAQRLLSEDPEET encoded by the coding sequence GTGGCCACCTACGACGACGTCGCGCGCCTCGCGCTCGCCCTGCCCGGCACCCACGAGAGCGTCTCGCGGGGGTGGCGGGTCTGGTCGGTGGGGGAGCGCATGTTCGTGTGGGAGCGGCCGTTCACCAAGGCCGACCTCCGCCGGTTCGGCGACGATCCCGTGCCGTCCGGCCCGATCCTCGCCGCCGCCGTCGACGACCTCGTCGAGAAGGACGTCGTGCTCGCCGCCGAGCCCGCCTCGCACTTCACCATCCCGCACCTGGACGGCTACGCGGCAGTCCTCGTCCGGCTGGACGCCGTCGATGCGGCGACGCTGGCGCGGACCGTCGAGGACGCCTGGTTCGCCCGCGCGCCCCGGCGGCTCGCCGAGGCGCAGCGTCTGTTGTCCGAGGACCCCGAGGAGACCTGA
- a CDS encoding LLM class F420-dependent oxidoreductase, with product MRIGIQTGYWSRRPPAGVVEMLQQAEAAGLDSVWTAEAYGSDAFTPLAWWGSHTSRLRLGTGIAQMAARTPTATAMHALTLDHLSGGRFVLGLGASGPQVVEGWYGQPYRRPLARTREFVEIVREVIARERPVTYDGEFYTLPVGAGTPGATGLGRPLKATVHPLRPEVPIVLAAQGPKNVALAAEIADGWMAGFYAPRADAEQRALLDEGFAVRADERSRPEDFEVLATIPVVVRDDVESAADVVRPHIALYAGGMGAKEANFHKASLDRLGYSEVTDEVQRLYLAGRKEDAARAVPTEMVEEIALVGPAAKVRADLARWEGTALTTLLAQGDPASVAALLG from the coding sequence TTGCGCATCGGCATCCAGACCGGCTACTGGTCCCGCCGCCCGCCCGCAGGTGTCGTGGAGATGCTGCAGCAGGCCGAGGCCGCCGGCCTCGACTCCGTCTGGACCGCCGAGGCGTACGGGTCCGACGCCTTCACCCCGCTCGCCTGGTGGGGCTCGCACACCTCCCGCCTGCGCCTCGGCACCGGCATCGCGCAGATGGCAGCGCGCACCCCCACCGCGACGGCGATGCACGCCCTGACCCTCGACCACCTGTCCGGCGGGCGGTTCGTGCTCGGGCTCGGCGCGTCGGGGCCGCAGGTCGTCGAGGGCTGGTACGGCCAGCCGTACCGTCGCCCGCTGGCGCGCACCCGCGAGTTCGTCGAGATCGTCCGCGAGGTGATCGCCCGCGAGCGCCCCGTCACCTACGACGGCGAGTTCTACACGCTCCCCGTGGGCGCCGGCACCCCGGGCGCGACCGGTCTGGGGCGCCCGCTCAAGGCGACCGTGCACCCGCTGCGCCCCGAGGTCCCCATCGTCCTGGCCGCGCAGGGCCCGAAGAACGTGGCGCTGGCCGCCGAGATCGCCGACGGCTGGATGGCGGGCTTCTACGCGCCGCGCGCCGACGCCGAGCAGCGGGCGCTGCTCGACGAGGGCTTCGCGGTGCGGGCCGACGAGCGCTCCCGGCCCGAGGACTTCGAGGTCCTGGCGACGATCCCCGTCGTCGTGCGCGACGACGTCGAGTCCGCGGCGGACGTCGTGAGGCCGCACATCGCCCTGTACGCGGGCGGGATGGGCGCCAAGGAGGCGAACTTCCACAAGGCGTCGCTCGACCGGCTGGGATACTCCGAGGTCACGGACGAGGTGCAGCGGCTGTATCTCGCCGGGCGCAAGGAGGACGCCGCCCGGGCGGTGCCGACGGAGATGGTCGAGGAGATCGCGCTCGTCGGACCGGCCGCCAAGGTGCGGGCCGACCTCGCCCGCTGGGAGGGCACGGCCCTGACGACGCTGCTCGCGCAGGGCGACCCGGCGTCGGTGGCGGCGCTGCTCGGCTGA
- a CDS encoding MGMT family protein: MPSRPHPDAAPHHDAPLDAPTLAEEYLDEVLAVVERVPAGRATTYGIVADAVADVLGRGGPRQVGQVVARAGSGVAWWRVVNAAGSPPARHLDRALTELRAEGCPLTRDGRRVDLRRAVWLP; the protein is encoded by the coding sequence ATGCCGTCCCGCCCGCACCCCGATGCCGCGCCGCACCACGACGCGCCGCTCGACGCCCCGACCCTCGCCGAGGAGTACCTCGACGAGGTGCTGGCCGTCGTCGAGCGGGTGCCAGCGGGCCGGGCGACGACCTACGGGATCGTCGCCGACGCCGTGGCGGACGTCCTGGGCCGCGGCGGCCCCCGTCAGGTCGGTCAGGTGGTGGCGCGCGCGGGGTCGGGCGTGGCCTGGTGGCGCGTGGTGAACGCGGCGGGCTCGCCCCCGGCCCGGCACCTCGACCGGGCGCTGACGGAGCTGCGCGCCGAGGGCTGCCCCCTCACGCGCGACGGGCGCCGCGTGGACCTGCGGCGGGCCGTCTGGCTGCCCTGA
- a CDS encoding GNAT family N-acetyltransferase, with the protein MAHTRDAALPDGYRFRTLTADDHRAAIRLDAWAFPTGVSLDELTQVPTALTWERTVGVETTGADGTTSLAAMHSSYPFTQFEVPGGTLPTAGLTWVGVHPQHRRRGLATAMVDRHLARCRERGEPLSALFAAEYAIYGRFGYGKAADDVRLTIPRGARLRDVPGATEHTVRIEDADGAVHGALVDTVHRAAGRSPGGLGVNRPGWATRETAELRAHFWADVPAFRGGRETRRVVVVERDGEPRGYALLRRTLEWVPTGTNGTVAVSEAVALDAAAARALWGVLVDLDLMTETKTFVLAPDDAVLTLLENPRATAQQRLDNVWVRLVDLPVALAGRRYAADVDMTLAVTDARLPDNAGVWRLHADAFSPASCERSDVPSQDADLALDVRELGAAYLGGTSLAVLASAGLVAERTPGALAAASTAFGWPVAPVCSWVF; encoded by the coding sequence ATGGCCCACACCCGCGACGCCGCGCTCCCCGACGGCTACCGCTTCCGCACCCTCACCGCCGACGACCATCGCGCCGCGATCCGCCTCGACGCCTGGGCGTTCCCCACCGGCGTCTCCCTCGACGAGCTCACGCAGGTCCCCACGGCGCTGACGTGGGAGCGCACGGTCGGCGTCGAGACGACCGGCGCCGACGGCACGACGTCGCTCGCGGCGATGCACTCGTCGTACCCGTTCACGCAGTTCGAGGTCCCGGGCGGCACGCTGCCGACGGCGGGGCTCACCTGGGTCGGGGTGCATCCCCAGCACCGGCGCCGCGGTCTCGCCACGGCGATGGTCGACCGGCACCTGGCCCGCTGCCGGGAGCGGGGCGAGCCGCTGTCGGCCCTGTTCGCCGCGGAGTACGCCATCTACGGCCGGTTCGGGTACGGCAAGGCCGCCGACGACGTCCGGCTGACGATCCCGCGGGGCGCCCGCCTGCGCGACGTCCCGGGCGCCACGGAGCACACCGTGCGGATCGAGGACGCCGACGGCGCCGTGCACGGCGCCCTCGTGGACACCGTGCACCGGGCGGCCGGCCGCTCCCCCGGCGGCCTGGGCGTGAACCGGCCCGGCTGGGCGACGCGCGAGACCGCGGAGCTGCGGGCGCACTTCTGGGCCGACGTCCCCGCGTTCCGGGGCGGGCGGGAGACGCGGCGCGTCGTCGTCGTGGAGCGGGACGGCGAGCCCCGCGGCTACGCCCTGCTGCGCCGCACGCTGGAGTGGGTGCCGACGGGCACGAACGGCACCGTGGCGGTGTCCGAGGCGGTCGCGCTCGACGCCGCCGCGGCACGCGCGCTGTGGGGTGTGCTCGTCGACCTCGACCTCATGACCGAGACGAAGACCTTCGTCCTCGCGCCCGACGACGCCGTCCTGACCCTCCTGGAGAACCCGCGGGCGACCGCCCAGCAGCGGCTGGACAACGTGTGGGTGCGGCTCGTCGACCTGCCGGTCGCGCTGGCCGGGCGCCGGTACGCCGCCGACGTCGACATGACCCTCGCCGTGACGGACGCCCGGCTGCCGGACAACGCGGGGGTGTGGCGGCTGCACGCCGACGCGTTCTCCCCGGCGTCGTGCGAGCGCTCCGACGTCCCGTCGCAGGACGCGGACCTCGCCCTGGACGTGCGCGAGCTCGGTGCCGCCTACCTGGGCGGCACGTCGTTGGCCGTCCTGGCGTCCGCGGGCCTCGTGGCCGAGCGCACGCCCGGCGCGCTGGCCGCGGCGAGCACCGCGTTCGGGTGGCCGGTCGCGCCGGTCTGCTCCTGGGTGTTCTAG
- a CDS encoding Fpg/Nei family DNA glycosylase — MPEGHTVHRLARTLEVLFAGRRLAVSSPQGRFAAGAALLDGSVLVRAEAWGKQLFCGFAPVPGDGVQHWLRVHLGLYGAWTFAGEGDDVVHAIGAPRRRIGERDSVPEAPDGAVPAASEAWEPPEPRGAVRVRLLADHAVADLTGPTACEVLTDVEKAAVEGRLGPDPIRPDGGHASLAAARDAFVARVRRSRVTVGQQLMDQAVVAGVGNIYRAEVLFRAGLDPLRPGRDVPAAVLDAIWDDLVDLMRDGAATGRIVTTRPADRGAGHDVPDGGRRRTRQNTDDDAGAVPADEAFYVYHRDGLPCRVCGTPVLLKELAGRNLFWCPACQA; from the coding sequence GCGGGCGCGGCGCTGCTCGACGGGTCCGTCCTGGTGCGCGCCGAGGCGTGGGGCAAGCAGCTCTTCTGCGGTTTCGCCCCTGTGCCCGGTGACGGCGTGCAGCACTGGCTGCGCGTCCACCTGGGGCTCTACGGGGCGTGGACGTTCGCCGGCGAGGGCGACGACGTCGTGCACGCCATCGGGGCACCACGCCGCCGCATCGGGGAACGGGACTCGGTCCCGGAGGCGCCTGACGGCGCCGTGCCCGCGGCGTCGGAGGCGTGGGAGCCGCCGGAGCCCCGTGGCGCCGTGCGCGTGCGCCTGCTCGCCGACCACGCCGTCGCGGACCTCACCGGGCCGACGGCCTGCGAGGTCCTCACCGACGTCGAGAAGGCGGCGGTCGAGGGCCGGCTCGGGCCGGACCCGATCCGGCCCGACGGCGGCCACGCGTCGCTCGCGGCCGCCCGCGACGCGTTCGTCGCCCGGGTGCGGCGCTCGCGCGTCACCGTCGGCCAGCAGCTCATGGACCAGGCGGTCGTGGCGGGCGTCGGCAACATCTACCGGGCCGAGGTGCTGTTCCGTGCCGGGCTGGACCCGCTGCGCCCCGGCCGTGACGTCCCCGCCGCGGTGCTCGATGCGATCTGGGACGACCTGGTCGACCTGATGCGCGACGGCGCCGCGACGGGCCGGATCGTCACGACCCGGCCGGCGGACCGCGGCGCGGGGCACGACGTCCCCGACGGCGGGCGACGTCGCACCCGGCAGAACACCGACGACGACGCGGGCGCGGTGCCCGCCGACGAGGCGTTCTACGTCTACCACCGCGACGGGCTGCCCTGCCGCGTGTGCGGCACCCCGGTGCTGCTCAAGGAGCTGGCGGGCCGCAACCTGTTCTGGTGCCCGGCCTGCCAGGCCTGA